A DNA window from Hordeum vulgare subsp. vulgare chromosome 1H, MorexV3_pseudomolecules_assembly, whole genome shotgun sequence contains the following coding sequences:
- the LOC123426487 gene encoding 5-amino-6-(5-phospho-D-ribitylamino)uracil phosphatase, chloroplastic — protein MESCSFRTATSPSPFPSAPSSSSSSSPRAPCPNLRFARARNGRQMRIRRMASGFDAFPPLPGKVFVEETIGAEYGEGFETFRMDGPLNIDVDYLNEKLQECFLQRIRHAMKPDEAFGLIFSWDNVIADTDSLKLDAWRQLALEEGKDIPTAAHIQRSILHGAADHVLRKVLYWAKEDDQMERLKARLIELYYESLFKLDTPVEGLREWLDAVRTAGIPCAVASSLDRRCMVEALDRMALSKYFKAIVTDEDDMESIAHRFLSAAVKLDRKPSKCIVFEDDPRGVTAAHNCTMMAVSLIGAHPAYELEQADLAVARYSELSVINLRRMFAHKGLSFMDMQKQIIERSPPKRKLTVDTIF, from the exons ATGGAGTCCTGCAGCTTCCGCACCGCCACCTCTCCTTCGCCGTTCCCCTCGgctccgtcctcctcctcctcctcgtcacctCGCGCGCCGTGCCCCAATCTCCGCTTCGCC AGAGCAAGAAATGGGAGGCAGATGCGGATTCGGAGGATGGCGTCGGGGTTTGACGCCTTCCCGCCCCTCCCAGGCAAGGTCTTCGTCGAGGAG ACAATTGGAGCTGAATATGGGGAAGGCTTTGAGACTTTCAGGATGGACGGACCACTCAATATCGATGTG GATTATCTGAACGAAAAATTGCAAGAATGCTTCCTTCAAAGGATAAGGCATGCTATGAAGCCAGATGAAGCATTTGGTCTCATTTTCTCATGGGACAATGTTATT GCTGACACAGACTCACTAAAGTTGGATGCTTGGAGACAGCTTGCTTTGGAGGAAG GGAAGGACATCCCTACTGCTGCCCATATCCAAAGGAGTATTCTTCATGGTGCTGCTGACCATGTCCTCAGAAAG GTTTTGTATTGGGCAAAGGAGGATGATCAAATGGAAAGATTGAAGGCACGCCTTATCGAGCTTTACTATGAAAGCCTCTTCAAA CTTGATACCCCAGTAGAAGGATTGAGAGAATGGTTGGATGCAGTTCGGACTGCAGGTATTCCCTGCGCTGTGGCATCCTCCCTGGATAGGAGATGCATGGTTGAAGCTTTGGATAGGATGGCGTTAAGCAAATACTTCAAG GCGATTGTGACCGATGAGGATGATATGGAGTCAATAGCACATAGGTTTCTCTCAGCTGCTGTTAAG TTGGATCGGAAGCCTTCGAAATGTATAGTGTTTGAGGATGACCCAAGAGGCGTTACAGCTGCTCACAACTGCACTATGATGGCAGTTTCTTTGATTGGTGCTCATCCGGC GTACGAGCTGGAACAAGCGGACCTTGCTGTCGCTAGATACAGTGAGCTCTCGGTGATCAACCTCAGAAGGATGTTTGCACACAAGGGGCTAAGCTTCATGGACATGCAGAAGCAGATAATCGAGAGGTCGCCACCCAAGAGGAAGCTGACAGTAGATACCATCTTCTGA